From one Brevibacterium sp. 'Marine' genomic stretch:
- a CDS encoding xanthine dehydrogenase family protein molybdopterin-binding subunit has product MSDLLTTTAVGTHQVRLDGPDKVRGLAPYAYEHPLDDPLYLFPLQAQIARGRAAHIDLSAAEAAEGVVHVLTHDNAPELANTDDGELAILRSAEIGFRGQYLGAVIATTTERARHAAGLVEITYVQDDHDVELREDHPDSREPESGSGDVRAGDVDAALAEAAVSIDARYSTPMEHNNPMEPHTTVARWDGDALTLWTSTQGVHPARATLAPILGVEQEKIRIISPHVGGGFGSKGVPHADMMLAVLAAQAVPGRPVKYAVTRQQMFSITGYRAPTLQHIRLGARADGTLTAFAYDAVSMSSQTKEFPEEATKPGRMMYAGDNRRLTQRVVPLDVPVPSWMRAPGEAPGMVGLEIAMDELAVAAGLDPIELRVRNEPTTDPDTGLPFNQRRLIDCLRKGADRFGWEKRNPQPRTRWENGWLIGMGVASSTYPAGRQPGSVARIRRTPEGFEVSIGAADLGTGTWTALSQAAADALGVPFGRVELRIGDTALPNATVAGGSTGLASWSTAIVAAAQALRSEHGADPAVGAEAHGQAEANPAAEKFALHSFGAHFAEVRIQPTTGEIRLRRMFGMFSAGRIVNPSTARSQFIGGMTMGVGMALHEKGELDPRFGHVVNHDFAEYHVPVNADITDIEADWLDEEDPHAGPLGARGIGEIGIVGAAAAIANAAFNATGVRVRDLPVFGDAFLPT; this is encoded by the coding sequence CTCTCGACGATCCGCTCTACCTCTTCCCCCTGCAGGCGCAGATCGCCCGCGGGCGGGCAGCGCACATCGACCTCTCGGCAGCCGAAGCTGCGGAGGGAGTGGTGCATGTGCTCACCCACGACAACGCCCCCGAGCTGGCGAACACGGATGACGGTGAGCTCGCGATCCTGCGCTCTGCTGAGATCGGCTTCCGCGGCCAGTACCTCGGTGCCGTCATCGCCACCACCACCGAGCGGGCCCGCCACGCGGCGGGCCTCGTCGAGATCACCTATGTGCAGGACGATCACGACGTCGAGCTGCGAGAGGATCATCCTGATTCGCGTGAACCGGAGTCGGGCAGCGGAGATGTGCGCGCCGGTGACGTCGACGCGGCCCTCGCCGAGGCGGCCGTGAGCATCGATGCGCGCTACAGCACTCCCATGGAGCACAACAATCCCATGGAACCGCACACCACCGTCGCCCGCTGGGACGGAGACGCGCTGACCCTGTGGACCTCGACGCAGGGGGTGCACCCCGCGCGTGCGACATTGGCGCCGATCCTCGGGGTGGAGCAGGAGAAGATCCGCATCATCTCCCCGCACGTCGGCGGGGGCTTCGGCTCCAAGGGCGTCCCCCACGCGGATATGATGCTTGCTGTTCTCGCCGCGCAGGCGGTGCCGGGCCGGCCGGTGAAATACGCCGTGACCCGGCAGCAGATGTTCTCGATCACCGGCTATCGGGCTCCGACTCTGCAGCACATCCGTTTGGGTGCTCGAGCCGACGGCACGCTCACGGCCTTCGCCTATGATGCGGTCTCCATGTCCTCGCAGACCAAGGAGTTCCCCGAGGAGGCGACGAAGCCGGGCCGCATGATGTACGCAGGTGACAACCGCCGCCTCACCCAGCGGGTGGTTCCGCTCGACGTGCCGGTGCCGTCGTGGATGCGTGCGCCCGGTGAGGCGCCGGGCATGGTCGGACTCGAGATCGCCATGGACGAACTCGCCGTGGCCGCCGGGCTCGACCCCATCGAGCTGCGGGTGCGCAATGAGCCGACCACCGACCCGGACACCGGGCTGCCATTCAACCAGCGCCGCCTCATCGACTGCCTGCGGAAAGGTGCGGACCGCTTCGGTTGGGAGAAGCGGAATCCGCAGCCGCGCACTCGCTGGGAGAACGGGTGGCTCATCGGCATGGGGGTGGCCTCGTCGACTTATCCGGCCGGCCGGCAGCCGGGCTCCGTTGCGCGGATCCGCCGCACGCCCGAGGGCTTCGAGGTCTCGATCGGTGCCGCCGACCTGGGCACCGGGACGTGGACTGCTCTGTCTCAGGCTGCCGCGGACGCCCTCGGCGTCCCCTTCGGGCGCGTGGAGCTGCGAATCGGCGACACCGCGCTGCCGAATGCGACCGTGGCCGGCGGATCCACGGGTCTGGCGAGTTGGAGTACCGCAATCGTCGCCGCAGCGCAGGCGCTCCGTTCCGAGCACGGAGCCGATCCCGCCGTCGGCGCAGAGGCCCACGGTCAGGCCGAGGCCAATCCCGCGGCGGAGAAGTTCGCGCTGCACTCCTTCGGCGCCCATTTCGCTGAGGTCCGCATCCAGCCGACCACCGGTGAGATCCGGCTGAGGCGCATGTTCGGCATGTTCTCCGCCGGGCGGATCGTCAACCCGAGCACCGCACGCTCACAGTTCATCGGCGGCATGACCATGGGCGTGGGAATGGCACTGCATGAGAAGGGCGAACTCGACCCCCGCTTCGGTCACGTCGTCAACCACGACTTCGCGGAGTATCACGTGCCCGTCAACGCCGACATCACCGACATCGAGGCAGATTGGCTCGACGAGGAGGACCCGCACGCCGGTCCCCTCGGCGCCCGCGGCATCGGTGAGATCGGCATCGTCGGTGCCGCAGCGGCGATCGCGAACGCCGCCTTCAACGCCACCGGGGTGCGAGTGCGCGATCTTCCGGTCTTCGGCGACGCGTTCCTGCCGACGTGA
- a CDS encoding nucleotidyltransferase family protein, translating into MSGGADTTRPSQSFAGRRPRGLVLAAGAGRRLGRGPKALLPCDDGLTLIESVVLALLEGGCQDVTVVTGARGEEVASALAGRDRVSIAFNPDWPSGMRTSLRRGLQAIGPGPDVMVTPVDRPGICAAEVARLIAAHSPGRITAAGHRDSKGQLRRGHPVLFDASWTGQAAAAAHGDIGARGLLDAHRSVVDLIDCSDLDDGADVDVPADLHRLRADVRHRR; encoded by the coding sequence GTGAGCGGCGGGGCCGACACGACACGTCCGAGTCAGTCTTTCGCGGGCCGACGCCCGAGAGGTCTCGTTCTCGCCGCCGGTGCGGGGCGACGCCTCGGCCGAGGGCCGAAGGCACTGCTGCCGTGCGATGACGGCCTCACCCTGATCGAGTCGGTCGTCCTCGCCCTGCTCGAAGGTGGCTGCCAGGATGTCACAGTCGTCACCGGAGCCCGCGGCGAGGAGGTCGCGAGTGCGCTTGCCGGGCGTGACCGTGTGTCCATCGCCTTCAATCCTGACTGGCCTTCGGGAATGCGGACCTCGCTGCGCCGGGGTCTGCAGGCGATCGGGCCGGGACCGGATGTCATGGTCACGCCCGTGGACCGTCCAGGCATCTGTGCTGCCGAAGTCGCCCGTCTCATCGCTGCCCACAGTCCCGGTAGGATCACCGCTGCGGGCCACCGAGACTCGAAGGGGCAGCTTCGGCGCGGTCACCCCGTGCTCTTCGACGCGAGTTGGACGGGCCAGGCGGCGGCTGCCGCACACGGCGACATCGGTGCCCGTGGTCTGCTCGACGCACACAGATCCGTCGTCGACCTCATCGACTGCTCCGATCTCGATGACGGTGCCGATGTCGATGTGCCGGCGGATCTGCACCGGCTGCGGGCTGACGTCAGGCATCGCCGCTGA
- a CDS encoding XdhC/CoxI family protein, which produces MLDVLSAAATRLFDSQEPQDVAVATIIATEGSVPRPAGTSMLVDAADGIFGSLTGGCVEAAVFEACRDALATGDASVQGFGYSDEDAFAVGLMCGGRIDVLIQPFRSGCPVLRSDSEPAAMVLRLPSDDAWAPAAAVSAAAVDGSTGQSTDSLAVSLEPLVPDAVVETAVQRVGAFIRSGRTGRVRLAPPEGGREPIELFVETRITPAHLLVVGANAFGLALVEAARPLGLRITVCDPRPAFADPASYPGAEVVRAWPHRFLVEAAATGELDDRSMICVLSHDPKVDIPTLTAALDLDVAYVGAMGSRRSDRHRRAALREAGVESPALARLHSPIGLDLETFTPAEVAVSILAEILAVRGGRRRVVPLSGDA; this is translated from the coding sequence ATGCTCGACGTTCTCTCCGCCGCTGCCACCCGGCTCTTCGACTCGCAGGAGCCGCAGGATGTCGCCGTCGCGACGATCATCGCGACCGAAGGGTCGGTTCCGCGCCCGGCGGGAACCTCGATGCTCGTCGACGCCGCCGACGGAATCTTCGGCTCCCTCACCGGAGGGTGCGTCGAAGCAGCCGTGTTTGAGGCGTGCCGGGACGCGCTCGCCACCGGAGACGCCTCGGTGCAGGGTTTCGGCTACAGCGATGAGGATGCCTTTGCCGTCGGGCTCATGTGCGGTGGCCGCATCGACGTGCTCATCCAGCCCTTCCGCTCGGGCTGTCCCGTCCTGCGCTCGGACAGCGAGCCGGCTGCCATGGTGCTGAGGCTGCCCTCCGACGACGCCTGGGCCCCAGCGGCAGCTGTCTCCGCCGCCGCTGTGGACGGGAGCACCGGGCAGAGCACCGACTCGTTGGCCGTCAGCCTCGAGCCTCTGGTGCCCGACGCCGTGGTCGAGACCGCCGTCCAGCGCGTCGGGGCCTTCATCCGCAGCGGTCGCACCGGCAGGGTCCGGCTTGCTCCGCCGGAGGGCGGCCGCGAGCCGATCGAGCTGTTCGTCGAGACCCGCATCACCCCGGCCCATCTGCTCGTCGTCGGAGCCAACGCCTTCGGTCTCGCCCTCGTCGAGGCGGCCAGACCCTTGGGACTGCGCATCACTGTGTGCGACCCCCGTCCGGCCTTCGCCGACCCGGCATCGTATCCCGGCGCCGAGGTGGTCCGGGCCTGGCCGCACCGATTCCTCGTCGAGGCAGCCGCCACCGGTGAGCTCGACGACCGGAGCATGATCTGCGTCCTCAGCCACGATCCGAAGGTCGACATCCCCACCCTGACCGCCGCGCTCGACCTCGACGTGGCCTATGTCGGGGCGATGGGTTCGCGCCGCAGCGACCGCCACCGCCGCGCGGCCCTGCGTGAAGCAGGAGTGGAGAGCCCGGCGCTGGCGCGGCTGCATTCGCCGATCGGTCTCGATCTGGAGACATTCACCCCCGCCGAGGTGGCTGTGTCGATTCTCGCGGAGATCCTCGCCGTCCGCGGGGGCCGTCGACGGGTCGTTCCGCTCAGCGGCGATGCCTGA
- a CDS encoding phospholipase D-like domain-containing protein, whose product MSPLRNPALRQVDRLRRIVPWAVAGLASAVPATVAASMAVDLIQKRGRKSRPAPRPGTFSSTVEESELDIYTDGATLYEDMLDAIGSARESILMETFIWKNDEVGQRFIDAFNAAAARGVEIHLIYDGFANLSVPISFYRQLSEQIRVLRLPTVARRFWRGPLRHSGFNHSKILVIDDDVAFVGGFNIGSLYARHWRDTHLRSVGPGTWGLRQTIAEVWNEFHDTGEQIAWVPPAAWESKLRVSANLPIHLVYPIRSMYLNAFARARKRIWLTTPYFIPDQQLLHSLVEAAERGVDVRVMVPQESNHILGDWLSRGFFEQMINSKVTVLLYTASMIHSKVATVDGEWSTVGTANIDRLSLTFNYETNVEVIDRAFATEMEKVFDSDSTHCVELGSDWLNRHRLTKLAERALVPMRPWL is encoded by the coding sequence ATGTCTCCTCTGAGAAATCCTGCTCTCCGCCAGGTCGACCGTCTGCGGCGAATCGTGCCCTGGGCGGTCGCCGGCCTCGCCAGTGCAGTGCCGGCGACCGTCGCCGCCTCGATGGCTGTCGACCTCATCCAGAAACGAGGGCGGAAGTCGCGACCCGCGCCGCGACCGGGCACGTTCAGTTCGACGGTCGAAGAGTCAGAACTCGACATCTACACCGATGGCGCCACTCTCTACGAGGACATGCTCGATGCGATCGGCTCCGCACGCGAGTCGATCCTCATGGAGACGTTCATCTGGAAGAACGACGAGGTGGGGCAGCGATTCATCGACGCGTTCAACGCCGCTGCGGCCCGCGGTGTGGAGATCCATCTCATCTACGACGGCTTCGCCAACCTGTCGGTGCCCATCTCCTTCTACCGGCAGCTCTCCGAGCAGATCCGTGTGCTGCGCCTGCCGACGGTCGCGCGGAGGTTCTGGCGGGGCCCGTTGCGCCACTCTGGATTCAACCATTCGAAGATCCTCGTCATCGATGACGATGTGGCCTTCGTCGGTGGGTTCAACATCGGCTCTCTCTACGCCCGGCACTGGCGCGACACCCACCTGCGATCGGTCGGTCCCGGAACCTGGGGCCTGCGACAGACCATCGCGGAAGTGTGGAACGAATTCCACGACACCGGCGAGCAGATCGCCTGGGTTCCGCCCGCCGCCTGGGAATCGAAGCTGCGGGTCTCGGCGAATCTCCCGATCCACCTCGTCTATCCCATTCGCAGCATGTATCTCAACGCCTTCGCCCGTGCGCGGAAGCGGATCTGGCTGACGACGCCCTATTTCATTCCCGACCAGCAGCTGCTGCACTCTCTCGTCGAGGCGGCGGAGCGCGGCGTGGACGTGCGGGTCATGGTTCCGCAGGAGTCGAACCACATCCTCGGTGATTGGCTCTCCCGCGGATTCTTCGAGCAGATGATCAACTCGAAGGTCACGGTGCTGCTCTACACCGCGAGCATGATCCATTCGAAGGTCGCCACCGTCGACGGAGAATGGTCGACGGTGGGCACGGCGAACATCGACCGGCTGTCGTTGACCTTCAACTACGAGACGAATGTCGAAGTCATCGACCGTGCATTCGCCACCGAGATGGAGAAGGTCTTCGACAGCGACTCCACGCACTGTGTCGAACTCGGTTCGGACTGGCTCAACCGCCACCGGCTGACCAAACTCGCCGAACGCGCTCTTGTGCCGATGCGACCCTGGCTGTGA
- a CDS encoding GPGG-motif small membrane protein — protein MAVILWIIAALLVVSGIAALFRKQILWGVVLIVLGCLVGPGGVSIFT, from the coding sequence ATGGCTGTCATTCTCTGGATCATCGCAGCGCTGCTCGTGGTCTCCGGTATCGCTGCCCTCTTCAGGAAGCAGATTCTCTGGGGCGTTGTGCTCATCGTCCTCGGCTGCCTCGTCGGACCCGGGGGCGTGAGCATCTTCACCTGA
- a CDS encoding aromatic acid exporter family protein has product MPHNRSLEGYLRRPEFATDLLQIAKGVIAATGAWWVSDAVLDSQMPFLAPWTALLTVHATVYRSFSRGVQTTIASTIGVGVSFLIGNYLGVGLWTFALAMFVGLAGARLSWIRDEGVAIATTAIFILGSGFDSQQPLLVDRLVELALGVAVGLVVNLLMVPPLRDRQAARYIDSVNRQMGEVLTDMSDQFSRSWGSDAAQEWFERTEAMSRELDSAWQTVRFARESRRINPRTAIRARRLRRRGDTADSAEKESYESILFRADEGISHLRNLARTLREASSSEREWNTWFRDEWASIVADAGRSIADPDADVEPIFDRLQQLSTDISRDRSLPETTWPIYGSLITSLRHIVVIVDDVASARSARESS; this is encoded by the coding sequence ATGCCCCATAACCGCTCATTGGAGGGATACCTCCGGCGGCCGGAATTCGCCACCGACCTCCTGCAGATCGCCAAGGGCGTGATCGCCGCAACCGGAGCTTGGTGGGTCTCCGACGCCGTGCTTGACAGTCAGATGCCGTTCCTTGCTCCGTGGACGGCGCTGCTGACGGTCCACGCCACCGTCTACAGATCGTTCTCGCGAGGGGTGCAGACGACGATTGCGTCGACGATCGGCGTGGGCGTGTCCTTCCTCATCGGCAACTACCTCGGGGTCGGTCTCTGGACTTTCGCTCTGGCGATGTTCGTCGGTCTGGCCGGTGCCCGCCTGTCCTGGATCCGTGACGAAGGAGTGGCGATCGCGACGACGGCGATCTTCATCCTCGGCTCCGGATTCGATTCTCAGCAGCCTCTGCTCGTCGACCGCCTCGTCGAACTCGCCCTCGGAGTGGCCGTCGGCCTTGTGGTCAATCTCCTCATGGTCCCGCCTCTGCGTGATCGGCAGGCGGCTCGCTACATCGACAGCGTCAACCGGCAGATGGGCGAAGTGCTCACAGACATGTCGGATCAGTTCTCCCGCTCCTGGGGCTCGGATGCCGCCCAGGAGTGGTTCGAGCGGACGGAGGCCATGAGCCGAGAACTCGACTCGGCGTGGCAGACCGTGCGGTTCGCCCGTGAGAGCCGCCGCATCAATCCCCGCACAGCGATCCGTGCCAGGAGACTGCGACGCCGAGGAGACACAGCCGACTCCGCGGAGAAGGAAAGCTACGAGAGCATCCTGTTCAGAGCCGACGAAGGCATCTCCCACCTGCGGAATCTCGCCCGCACTCTTCGTGAGGCCTCCTCATCCGAAAGAGAATGGAACACCTGGTTCCGCGACGAGTGGGCGTCGATCGTCGCCGATGCCGGACGGTCCATCGCCGATCCCGATGCCGACGTCGAACCGATCTTCGACCGTCTCCAGCAGCTGTCGACCGACATCTCCCGGGATCGGTCGCTTCCGGAGACCACGTGGCCGATCTACGGCTCACTCATCACCAGCCTGCGCCATATCGTCGTCATCGTCGACGACGTCGCCTCGGCACGCAGCGCCCGAGAGTCCAGTTGA
- a CDS encoding Ku protein, with protein MRAIWTGSIAFGLVNVPVKLYSATENHDVRMHQVHAKDGGRIRNQHRCEKCGQTVEYDDIDKAYDDGEHRVVLTGEDFEALPAEDNDDIDVLQFVPSDEIDPIMLEKAYFLEPTSKTPKAYLLLRQTLEDTERTAIVRLTLRTRTRLAVLRVCGKVLMIQTLRWADEIRDVDFKGVNSKAKISDKELEMSEKLVESYSEDFTPEEFSDDYQVELRRLIDAKIESGESLDVEKTFDEEESEEDTGGDVIDLMEALRKSVDSSRSSKQGTSGKKANAKKTSAKKSGPKKSSAAKKRTG; from the coding sequence ATGAGAGCTATCTGGACCGGATCCATCGCCTTCGGCCTCGTGAATGTGCCCGTGAAGCTGTACTCGGCCACGGAGAACCACGACGTGCGAATGCACCAGGTCCATGCGAAGGACGGCGGACGGATCCGCAACCAGCACCGCTGCGAGAAATGCGGACAGACCGTCGAGTACGACGACATCGACAAGGCCTACGACGACGGCGAGCACCGGGTCGTTCTCACGGGTGAGGACTTCGAGGCACTTCCCGCAGAGGACAACGACGACATCGACGTCCTCCAGTTCGTGCCCAGCGACGAGATCGACCCCATCATGCTCGAGAAAGCCTACTTCCTCGAGCCGACGTCGAAGACGCCGAAGGCCTACCTCCTGCTGCGTCAGACTCTCGAGGACACCGAGCGGACCGCGATCGTCAGGCTCACTCTGCGCACCCGGACGCGTCTGGCCGTGCTCCGGGTGTGCGGCAAGGTCCTCATGATCCAGACCCTGCGCTGGGCCGATGAGATCCGCGACGTCGACTTCAAGGGAGTGAACTCGAAGGCGAAGATCTCGGACAAGGAACTCGAGATGTCGGAGAAGCTCGTCGAGTCCTACTCCGAGGACTTCACCCCCGAAGAGTTCAGCGACGACTACCAGGTCGAACTGCGCAGACTCATCGACGCGAAGATCGAATCCGGCGAGAGCCTCGACGTCGAGAAGACCTTCGACGAGGAAGAGTCCGAGGAGGACACCGGAGGCGATGTCATCGACCTCATGGAGGCGCTGCGGAAGTCCGTGGACAGTTCTCGGTCATCGAAGCAGGGAACGTCGGGCAAGAAGGCGAATGCGAAGAAGACCTCGGCGAAGAAATCGGGACCGAAGAAATCGTCCGCTGCGAAGAAACGCACCGGGTGA
- a CDS encoding ChaB family protein — MPKTTKTGKPKESELPSTLEKSSKKAQRTFAKAYDSAIDQYGDEKRAHQVAYDALKHSYEKVGDKWEEKDSSGPSDAQSAGGKNTDRTTAGGVDAEASKEHLYEQAKRLKISGRSSMTKQELVDALEKESKRKTKQNS; from the coding sequence ATGCCGAAGACGACGAAGACAGGAAAGCCGAAGGAGAGCGAGCTGCCCTCGACGCTGGAGAAGTCGAGCAAGAAGGCGCAGCGGACCTTCGCCAAGGCCTACGACTCGGCCATCGACCAGTACGGAGACGAGAAGCGCGCTCACCAGGTCGCCTACGACGCGCTCAAACACAGCTATGAGAAGGTCGGCGACAAATGGGAGGAGAAGGACTCCTCCGGACCGTCGGATGCGCAGAGCGCCGGCGGCAAGAACACCGACCGCACGACCGCCGGCGGAGTCGACGCTGAAGCCTCGAAGGAGCACCTCTACGAGCAGGCGAAGCGACTGAAGATCTCGGGACGATCGTCGATGACGAAGCAGGAGCTCGTCGACGCACTCGAGAAGGAGAGCAAGCGGAAGACCAAGCAGAATTCCTGA
- a CDS encoding SDR family oxidoreductase, translating to MSDQLTFQDPVRRFPEISPPKQDQPEPGLDAELIPGTDRGEDSYTGTGRLRGRRALITGSDSGIGSAVAIAFAREGADVALSYLPAEEEDAQHVCEVIRQAGRKAVPLPGDLSDPDYCREVVRRAAAELGGLDAVVNNAGRQIAVEDIADLTDEQWEDTFRTNIHAMFRVSQAALEHLEPGSTIVNSTSVQAYSPSAHLIDYASTKAAINNFTKGLATQLAPKGIRVNSVAPGPIWTPLQVSDGQPKDALPHFGKNTPLGRAGQPTELAPAYVFLTSSESSYVIGETLNVNGGQPTP from the coding sequence ATGAGCGACCAGCTGACCTTCCAGGACCCCGTCCGACGATTCCCCGAGATCTCACCGCCGAAGCAGGATCAGCCCGAACCGGGTCTCGACGCCGAGCTCATTCCCGGCACGGACCGCGGTGAGGACAGCTACACCGGCACCGGCAGGCTCCGCGGCCGCAGGGCACTGATCACCGGCTCGGACTCCGGCATCGGGTCCGCGGTCGCGATCGCCTTCGCCCGTGAGGGAGCCGATGTCGCTCTGTCCTATCTGCCCGCCGAGGAGGAGGACGCTCAGCACGTGTGCGAGGTCATCCGCCAGGCCGGTCGCAAGGCCGTGCCGCTGCCGGGCGACCTGTCCGACCCCGACTACTGCCGCGAGGTGGTCCGCCGGGCGGCCGCGGAGCTGGGCGGACTCGATGCGGTGGTCAACAATGCCGGCCGACAGATCGCCGTCGAAGACATCGCCGACCTCACGGACGAACAGTGGGAGGACACGTTCCGGACGAACATCCACGCGATGTTCCGGGTCTCCCAGGCCGCGCTCGAACATCTCGAGCCCGGGTCGACGATCGTCAACAGCACCTCCGTGCAGGCATATTCGCCGTCCGCCCACCTCATCGACTATGCATCGACGAAAGCGGCGATCAACAACTTCACGAAGGGGCTGGCCACTCAGCTGGCTCCGAAGGGCATCCGGGTGAATTCCGTGGCACCGGGGCCGATCTGGACCCCGCTGCAGGTCTCGGACGGACAGCCGAAGGACGCCCTGCCGCACTTCGGGAAGAACACTCCGCTGGGTCGGGCCGGTCAGCCGACGGAGCTGGCTCCCGCGTACGTCTTCCTGACCTCATCGGAATCGAGCTACGTCATCGGTGAGACCCTCAACGTCAACGGCGGACAGCCCACCCCCTGA
- a CDS encoding MarR family transcriptional regulator, with protein MPSADPKAAGLTYFSNESEFSDRSALSASEIAECTALMEALRQWHEAERVLAEASRRYMQLNDSDMRTIRLLIRAQRQGLVVTPKDIAAAVGISSASTTKLIDRLVAGGHLVRIPHPHDRRTTSIEVTEATAQAAHEAVGRQHARRFEAIAALDSQERETVLRFLSAMTEADRPQGVLADNARDRPGQDRA; from the coding sequence GTGCCGTCCGCAGACCCGAAGGCAGCTGGGCTGACCTACTTCTCGAATGAATCGGAGTTCTCCGATCGCTCGGCCCTGTCCGCATCCGAGATCGCGGAGTGCACCGCACTCATGGAGGCGCTGCGGCAGTGGCATGAGGCCGAACGCGTCCTCGCCGAGGCGTCGCGACGCTACATGCAGCTCAACGACAGCGATATGCGCACCATCCGCCTGCTCATCCGCGCGCAGCGGCAGGGGCTCGTCGTGACCCCCAAGGACATTGCTGCGGCCGTCGGCATCTCCAGCGCCTCGACGACGAAGCTCATCGATCGCCTCGTCGCCGGTGGGCACCTGGTTCGGATTCCGCATCCCCACGACAGGCGCACCACCAGCATCGAGGTGACTGAGGCGACAGCCCAGGCCGCGCATGAGGCGGTCGGCCGCCAGCACGCGCGGCGCTTCGAGGCGATCGCTGCCCTGGACAGCCAGGAGCGCGAGACCGTGCTGCGGTTCCTCTCCGCCATGACCGAAGCCGACCGTCCGCAGGGCGTACTGGCCGACAACGCGAGGGACCGGCCGGGACAGGACAGGGCATAG
- a CDS encoding polyprenyl synthetase family protein, translating into MESVLTVESRLVEVLAAARRRSRVRTQQYEQLWAALSRMALGGKLIRPRLLIDAHEGLGGTAAQAAIDAAGAMQLLHIGLIIHDDVIDNDTVRRGEMNITGQFSSEAMLLGATSAAAQTWGIASSLLAGDLMLSEAQSLLARLDLDTRRRRAVLDIYDETIAESVAGEQSDVWLSLHLDEADSGDVLTMIGRKTAAYSFEAPLSIAAVLAGSNDCLVERLRAIGRRIGTVYQLRDDVLGLFGDEQETGKSVLSDLREGKETLLVNTARAHPAWSEVAHLFGDRALDAQGGLRLRQVIEESGARAFVESMIAEHCETIAGLIAEAELPQALTSRLADLTSASSLRCA; encoded by the coding sequence TTGGAGAGCGTCCTGACCGTCGAATCCCGCCTCGTCGAAGTCCTCGCCGCTGCTCGGCGACGCTCTCGAGTCCGAACTCAGCAGTACGAGCAGCTCTGGGCAGCGCTGTCGAGGATGGCGTTGGGCGGAAAGTTGATCAGGCCCCGCCTGCTCATCGATGCCCACGAGGGCCTGGGAGGCACGGCAGCGCAGGCCGCGATCGACGCCGCCGGCGCGATGCAGCTGCTCCACATCGGCCTGATCATCCACGATGATGTCATCGACAACGACACCGTGCGCCGAGGAGAGATGAACATCACCGGACAGTTCTCCTCCGAGGCCATGCTCCTCGGAGCCACGAGCGCCGCGGCGCAGACGTGGGGGATCGCCTCGTCCCTGCTCGCCGGTGACCTCATGCTCAGCGAAGCCCAGTCCCTCCTGGCGCGCCTCGACCTCGACACCCGCCGCCGACGCGCCGTGCTCGACATCTACGATGAGACGATCGCTGAGAGCGTCGCCGGAGAGCAGTCCGATGTGTGGCTGAGCCTCCACCTCGACGAGGCCGACTCCGGTGACGTGCTCACGATGATCGGACGCAAGACCGCCGCCTACTCATTCGAAGCCCCGCTGTCCATCGCCGCGGTCCTCGCCGGAAGCAACGACTGCCTGGTTGAGCGGCTGCGCGCCATCGGCCGCCGAATCGGCACCGTCTACCAGCTCAGAGACGATGTCCTCGGACTCTTCGGCGATGAGCAGGAGACCGGCAAATCCGTGCTCAGCGACCTCCGCGAAGGCAAGGAGACTCTGCTCGTCAACACGGCCAGGGCCCATCCAGCCTGGTCCGAGGTCGCCCATCTCTTCGGCGACCGGGCACTTGACGCCCAGGGCGGCCTCCGGCTGCGGCAGGTCATCGAGGAGTCCGGGGCGAGGGCGTTCGTCGAATCGATGATCGCCGAGCACTGCGAAACCATCGCCGGGCTCATCGCCGAGGCGGAACTGCCGCAGGCGCTCACGAGCAGACTCGCCGACCTCACCTCCGCCAGCAGTCTGAGGTGCGCATGA